The DNA sequence AGCCGCGCATGCGCGCCTCGAAGACGGCGGTATCCGGAAAGCCGCCGAGGAAGGCGATGCGCTGATGGCCGCGCTCGATCAAATGCCGCACGGCCGCCATGGCGCCGGCATGGTTGTCGGACGTCAGCGACGAAACTTGAGCGTCGGCAATGTCGCGCACCACCAGCACGACAGGAATGCCGCTGGCGACGAGCGGCGCAAGATCGGCAGCTTCCGTGCCGCGGGCCGGCGAGACAATCAGGCCGGACACACCGTGCTCGCGCATCGATGCGACCACTTCGCGCTGCCGCTCGATCTTTTCGCCGGTATTGGCGAGAAACTGCACGAAGCCGGCCGACTGCACGACCGTATCGACGCCGACAGCGAGCTCGGCAAAGAAGCTGTTGGTCAGATCGTTGACGACGATGCCAATGATCTTGGACTTCGCCTGGCGAAGGTTGGCGGCGCTGCGGTTATAGACGTAGCCGAGATCGCGAATGGCGGCATTGACCTTGGCGCGCGTCGCCTCGTTGACGAGCGAGCTGCCCTGGAGGACGAGCGACACGGTCGACTTCGACACGCCGGCGGCGCGCGCAATATCGATGACCGTTACCCTCTCCTTGACCACAGCATCCTCCCAATTCTCTCAGCCGCTTTCCTCCTTCATAATTGGAACGTTCCAATTTCGTCAAGAGATGGCTGATCACTTTTTTCACGTCGCCTGGCTTTGAGCAGGAACATCTGGCGTCTTCTGGTCGCGCTTTCCCATATCATATTCCATATTAATGCGCTGAAAAATAAAGATATTAACCAGAATCCGCGATTGTCGGAGGGAAGCGCGTCGTCATCCAAAATAGAATGCCGCTTGCCATTTGGAACGATCCAAAGTATTCCAAGACAAACTTCCGCGGAGGAGACCAACCCCCATGACTAGCCTGACGCTGCCGCGCCAAGACGGTTCGCTAGAAGAATACCGCCTGACGGGAACGCCGATCGCGCGGCCGCAGACGCCGCCGATCTTCAATCGCATTGCCTATGCCGCCGCCCATGTGGTCTCGGATCCGCTGCGCGATCTCGATCCCTGGGGCAAGCCGGCCATCGACTGGGATGCGACGATGGCCTTCCGTCACCACCTCTGGCGGCTCGGCTTCAAGATCGCCGAGGCGATGGATACCGCTCAGCGCGGCATGGGGCTTGCCTGGCCGGGCGCGCAGCAACTGATCCGCCGCTCGCTCGCCGAAGCGCGACAGGTCCCGGGTGCCGACCTCGCCTGTGGCGCCGGCACCGACCATCTGGCGCCGGCCGATACGCGATCGCTGGATGACGTGATTGCGGCCTATGAGGAACAGGTGGGCTTCGTCGAGGGTGAGGGGGGCAGGGCAATCATGATGGCCAGCCGGGCGCTTGCGCGCGTCGCCCGTTCCGCCGACGACTATCGCCACGTCTATGGACGCATTCTCGGCCAGATCAGGCACAAGGTGGTGCTGCACTGGCTCGGCGACATGTTCGACCCGCAACTCAAGGGCTACTGGGGCTCCGAAGACTTCGACCAGGCACTCGATACGGTGCTATCGATCATCGAAGCCAACCGCGACAAGGTGGAAGGCATCAAGATCTCGCTGCTCGACAACGCCAAGGAAGTGGCGCTCCGCAATCGCCTGCCGGACGGCGTTCTCTGCTTCACCGGCGACGACTTCAACTATGCGGAACTGATCGAGGGCGACGGCAACAGGTACAGCCATGCGCTTCTCGGTATCTTCGATGCGGTGGCACCCTCGGCCTCCACGGCGCTCGCAGCACTCGCGAGGAGCGATCTCGCCACTTTCCGCGGCGTGATCGAGCCGACCGTGCCCTTGTCGCGCAAGATCTTCGAGGCGCCGACGCAATATTACAAAGCCGGCGTCGTTTTCCTTGCCTGGCTAAACGGGCATCAGCGCCACTTCACCATGCCCGCCGGCATGCAATCCGCCCGCGGGGTGCTGCACTACGCCGACATCTTCCGCCTTGCCGACCGCGCCAATGTGCTCGACCGGCCGGACCTGGCGGCGCAGAGAATGAAAAGCCTGCTATCGACCCTCGGCGTGGACCAGGGCGCGTAAAAGAAACGGACGGCGCCCGGAGAGGGCGCCGTCGTCCTTGAAGCTGAAGCCGGGCAGGGACCGGTCGCGTGGTCAGAACGTAGCCGTCAGGCTCATCCAGAAGCGGCGGCCCTCCATCACGGTGTTGAAGTCCGTCTGCTCGACCTCCTTGTCGAAGAGATTATAGACGGCGGCATTCAGCGTCAGCCCCTCGCCGACATCGTATTTCGTGCCGATATCGACGGTCGTGTAGGCGTCGTACTTGCGCCCCTGCTGGCCGTTGATCGTCACCGGCTTGCCGTTGGTGCCGATGCGCGGGCCGGCGCCGATCTCTTCGCCATGATAGTTGACGGAGGCCCAGGCTTCGAGCCCTTCGACCGGCGTGTACCAGTCGGCCCTGAGATTGGCCATGTGCTCCGGCGTGCGCGCCAGCGCGAAGCCGGCGTAAGCTCCGGTCTTCTGCTCGGACTGGGTATAGGTGTAGCTGGCGCGCAGCGTCAGGTCGGCAGTCGCATTCCACGTCGCCGTCAGCTCGACGCCCTGAATGATCGCATCGTCGATATTGTAGTTATACCAGAGGCGGTAGTTCGGATCCTCGCTCCAGCGCATCGGATTGCCGGCCGAATCCAGCACCATGGAGTTGGAAATCTTGTCCCTGAAATCCGTGTAGAAATAGGTGCCGCCGAGAATGATGTCGCCATTGTCCCAGACGGCGCCGATTTCATAGCTGGTGCTCGATTCGGCCTTCAGGTTCGGATCGGCAATGATGACGCCGCAGGTGCCGGTCGGGCCGTAGGAGCAACCGCCGCCGCCGGTCGTATAGGCATAGCCCGGCGCGATGCTGCGGATATCGGGCGCGCGGAAGCCGGTGGAAATGCCGCCCTTCACCGTGACCATGTCGGTCGCGTTCCACACACCATAGATACGTGGGCTCACGTGGTAGCCGTACTCCTGGTGGTGATCGAGGCGCAGGGCGGTGGTCAGCGCGACGTCATCGAGCACGCGCCACTCGTCCTCGGCAAACAGCGCCCATTGCGTCGCCGAGAAGGTCTCGTTCAAGCCGGTACGTCGGCCCGGATTCTGGTCGGAAAGCCGCGCTTCGAAATACTGCCCGCCGGTCACCAGCGTGTGGCTGCCGCCGAGGTCAAACGGCGTGGTGAACTTGCCGTCGGTGACCGTGTTGCGCACCTCGGGCGCGCGTGGCTGCTTGTTGAAGCGACCGTCCGCCTGGCTGTAGTTGTAGTTCCGCCGCTCGGCCCACTCCTGCAGGATGGAGAAATCCGAAGTGGTCGGTCCCCAGCGCCCCGTATGGGAGAATGACCAATGATCGCGGTCATTGTCGTTGTAGGTGCTGACCGCGCGCGGCCCCGGCTCGATCGTCTTGCCGACATTGGCGTCACGGCGAAGCCGCGCGGTACCGCCTTCGAGGAAGAAGTCGTGATCCTCGTTCGGCGTATAGGAAAGCCGCGCCGTCAGGTCGTGCTCTTTCGAACCGGTGATGCCGGAGAGGAACCTGTCTTCGCTGCGCTTGAGGCCGCGACCCCAGATCTGGACGCCGAGGGTGTCCTTGAGGATCGGCCCGCTGGTGTAGAACGACAGTTGCCCTGAATTGCCGAAGCGCTTGTGTTGCTGCATCGTGCCGTCGGTCGTGACCGAGCCAGTCCAGGTGTCGGCGACCTTGCGGGTAATCACGTTGATGACGCCGCCCATGGCATCCGAACCATAAAGCGACGACATCGGACCGCGCACGATCTCGATGCGCTCGATCGCCGCTGCCGGTGGGATGAAGCTCTGCTCGAAACCGGAATTGCCGTTGGTACGCGCGTCGCGCGTGCTCTGGCGTTTGCCGTCGACGAGGATCAGGGTGTAGGAGCCGGGCAGACCGCGGATGAAGATGTCGCGCTCATTGGCGACGCCTGTGACCGCCACCCCTTGCGCGTCGCGCAATGCATCAGTCAGATCGCGAAACGAGCGCTTCTGCAGGTCTTCGCCCGAGATCACGGTCATGCTCGCCGGCGCTTCCTTGACATTCTGCTCGAAACCCGTCGCGGTCACCACGATCTGCTCGAGCTCGGTCACCTTGTCCTTCTCCTTAGCCTGCTGCGCCCCGGCCTCCGCGGGCACCGCCAGCGCCGTGCCGGCGAGGCAGGCGGAAACGAAACGACGTGACCATCCGGTCGAGCCGCGCTGTTTCCGCTGACCGGTCCGTTGCCGCCGATCATCGGTTTCCGTTGCCAGCCCCATCCGCTTCATCATCTTCGCCCCACATATATCTTGAGTAATGTACTCCACTTAGTTATTGGCGAAGGAGGCGGTCAACGACCCTGTTTTGGAATCGTTCTAAATTTGAATGGGCGCAAAACACGGCCTGCGAATATGCCGAACGAGACATGAGGGCGGCACTGGCATGGGCAAAGGAGCGGCGAACGAGACAGTCGAGGGGTCGGCCTCGAACGAACGCCAGACGGATCTGGGCAGGCTGCGTCTGCTCTTGGCGCTCGATGCGCTGCTCCGGGAAAACAGCGTCAGCCGCGCCGCAGCGAGCGTCGGACTGCAGCCCTCGGCGATGAGCCGCCTGCTCGGCCAATTGCGCGACGACTATGCTGATCCGCTGTTTCTGCGCACCGGTCATGGCCTGCGGCCGACACCGCTTGCCGAGTCGCTGCGACTGCGCGTGCGCGCTCTTGCCGCAGAGACCGAAGCCCTGCTTGGCGCAAAACCAAATGACGGCGGATCGACCGCTGCACAGACCGGGCACGCGGGCTGGGAAGGACGCCCCCTGACCGATGCGCCACCGCTGGCGGTCAGGCCGTGCCGCCTGCTCGAAGGCGAACCGGCACCGGAACAATTTGCTGCAAAACTCGCCGAGATCGGCGAAGACGCCGCCCCCGAACGGAGACTTGCGCGCTGCATCGCCACCGTCGGTACCGGCGCGGGCCGCAGCCGCCCCTTGAACGAAGGCGAGGCGGAGGACGCTTTGGCGATCATCCTTGCCGGCGAAGCGGACCCGGTGCAGATCGGCGCGCCGATGACAGTGCTGCACTATCGCGGGCCGACTGCGGTCGAGGTCGCCGGTTTCGTGCGCGCCATGCGCCGCCATGTCGGCGCTATCGAACCGGCAAGCGGCATCGCCGACCTCGACTGGCCCTGCTACCTTTCGCCGAAGTTGAAGACTGCCCCCTGGTTCCTGCATGCCGCGCGCCTCGTCGCAGAAGCCGGGCATCGCGTCGTGCTGCATGGGAACTTCGGTCAGGACAGCGAAGAGCGGCACAAGCTGGAGACCGCCGCTTCCGCAGCCGGCATCCCGATCTGCACGTCGATCACAGCGGCAAAGGCAACACTTGGAACCGCAGGGATCGCCTACCTGCCGCTGTCGGCGTTTGCGCCGCAGATCTATCGCTTGCTCGGACTCTATCGACTGATGGAGATGCGCATGCCGCTGAACGCCGCCATTCACCTCATCAATCCGATGGGCGGGCGGGCAAGCCTGCTCGGCGTTGCGAACCCTTCAAGCCGGACGCTCAGCCGAGACATCGCCATGCTGCTGGGGACCAAAGAGCTGACCATCCTCGGCAACACGCGCGACCACGCCGAGTTCACGCCCTATCGCCAAACGCCGGTGTTCCGCCTTGTCGGCGGTGAAGCCTGCGACCTCATCGTTCCCGCGACGATGGCACCACCGGCCGAACCGCGCACAGGCCTCAGCAGCCGCGAATACTGGCAGGCGGTCTGGACTGGGGCTGCCCGCGACGAGCGCGCCGAAACGATCATCATCACGACGACGGCATCCGCTCTCATCAGTCTGCGCAATCACGATGATTTCGATGCCGCCTGCGAAACGGCGAGGGCACTCTGGGGTAACCGGTCACGCCGGATGGCGTGACCGGAGGTTGGAGAAACTCAGGCTGCCAGGCCCTTCTTCGCCAGCATCGCATCCGGGCTCGGGAGCTTGCCACGGAAGGCCTTGTAGGCATCTTCCGGGTCGATCGAGCCGCCGACCGAATAGATGTTGTCCTTGAGACGGGCGGCCATGGCCGGATCGAAGGCATTACCGGTTTCCTCGAAGGCGGCGAAGGCGTCGGCATCGAGCACTTCCGACCACATGTAGGAATAGTAGCCGGCCGAGTAGCCGTCGCCCGAGAAAACGTGGAGGAAATGCGGGCTGCGGTGGCGCATGACGATGGATTTCGGCATGCCGATTTCATCGAGCTTCTTCGCCTCGAGCGCCATCGGCTCCGCCGTCACCTCGGCCGTGTGGTAGGCCATGTCGACCAGGGCGGAAGACGTGAACTCCACCGTGGCGAAGCCGGAGTTGAAGGTCCGGGCGGCGAGCACCTTGTCGAGCAGCGCCTGCGGCATCGGTTCTCCGGTCTGGTAGTGCACCGCGTAACGCTTGAGGATCTCTGGCACGGTCAGCCAATGCTCGTAGAGCTGCGACGGCAATTCGACGAAGTCGCGCGAGACGCCCGTGCCGGAAACCGAAGGATAGGTGACGTTGGATAGCATGCCATGCAACGCGTGGCCGAACTCGTGGAAGAGCGTGCGGGCATCGTCGAGCGAGAGCAGTGCCGGTTTACCCTCGGCGGGCTTGGCGAAATTGCAGACGTTGTAGATGATCGGCAGTTCGCCCTCGGCCCCGTTCTTCAGTTTCAGCTTGTGCTGCGACTGGAACGAGCTCATCCACGCGCCGGAGCGCTTCGACGGCCGAGCGAAATAGTCGCCGAGGAAGAGCGCCACCAGCTTGCCGGATGCGTCCTTGATCTCGAAGACACGCACATCGGGATGGTAGGCGGCAATACCCTTCTTCTCCGTGGCTGTAATGCCGAACAGGCGCGTGGCAACGTCGAAACAGGCCTCGATGATCTTTTCCAGCTGCAGATAGGGCTTGAGTTCGCCTTCGGAGAAATTGAACTTCTCGGCCCGGAGCTTCTCGGCGTAGTGGCGCCAGTCCCAGGGCATGACGTCGTGATTACGCCCCTCGTCGGCAACGAGCCTCGCAAGCTCCGCCTCCTCCTCGCGGGCACGAGTGACGGCCTTTTCCCAGACCTGCATCAGGAGACCGTTCACGGCATCAGGCGTCTTCGCCATGGTGTCGTCGAGCTTCAGAGACGCGAAATTCTCATAGCCGAGCAGCTTCGCCTTTTCCGCGCGCAGCGCCAGCATCTCGGCGATGAGCCCGCGATTGTCGGTGTCACCACCGTTTTCGCCGCGCGCGATCCAGGCCCGGAAGGCCTGTTCCCGAAGCTCGCGACTGTCAGAGAAGGTCAGGAACGGTTCGATGATCGAGCGCGAAAGGGTGACCGCGTATTTTCCCTTCTGGCCGCGATCCTCGGCCACCGCTGCCATGGCGTCGCGCAAGAAATCGGGCAGACCGGCGAGTTGTTCCTCACTCTCCAGAAACAGAACCCAGCTCTTCTCGTCTGCAAGCACGTTCTGCCCGAATTTCGCGCCGATACCGGCAAGCTTCTCGTTGATCGCTGCCAGCCGCTCCTGCTCGGGCTTATCGAGCTTGGCGCCGGACTTGACGAAACCCTTCCAGTGACGCTCGAGCACACGCGTTGCTTCAAGATCGAGCCCCAGGGACTGGCGGCCTTCCCATAGCGTGTCGATGCGCTTGAACAGCGCAGCATTCATGCCGATCTTCGAATAGTGCCGCGACATCTTCGGCGCGATGTCCCGTTCCAGCGCCTGGATCGCCTCGTTGGTGTCGGCCCCGGCCTTGTTCCAGAAGATCGAGGACACCCGCGACAGTGCATCGCCGGCAATTTCGAGAGCGACGATGGTGTTCTCGAAGGTCGCAGCAGCGGAATTCTCGGCAATCGCGTCGATCTCCGCCTCATGCTCGCGAAAGGCCGCGTCGAAAGCCGGCGCGAAATCCTCGTCCTTCACCAGATCGAAACGCGGCAGGCCCTCGTGGCCTGTCCATGAGGTGAGCGCGGGATTGAGCGGGGTGCTGGTGGTCATCAGAAATCCTTTCGCATGCGATCCGGCTCAAGACCGGGGGAGGGGCCGCCGACCTATGACATCAGGACACGGCGAAAATGAAGGTGGTTGTCGCCAGGGATGCCGTCAAGGCTTGCGCAGACCAAGTAGGCCAGGGGCGGCATGCCAGATGGCCTGGACGGCGAAGCCCATGAACAGGAGACCGGAGAGTCTGACGATTGCCAGTTCGTGGCGTCGGTAGAAACGCCGGACCACAGAGGTGCCGATGATGACGATCAGGATCAGGTCGGCAACGAGAAAGCCGATGAGCGAAACGCCAAGCAGCGCCGGCAGCGCGTTGAACTCAAGCGCGTTGGCCGAGCTGGCAAGCAGCGCCGTGAAGGTTGCAAGCGCCACCGGATATCCCTTGGGATTGGTGAGCCCAAAGATCAGACCGCGCCTTAAGGGACGTTCGACGGTCAGGAGTGCCCGGTTCTCGCCCGCCGGCCTCGCG is a window from the Ensifer adhaerens genome containing:
- a CDS encoding LacI family DNA-binding transcriptional regulator, which produces MVKERVTVIDIARAAGVSKSTVSLVLQGSSLVNEATRAKVNAAIRDLGYVYNRSAANLRQAKSKIIGIVVNDLTNSFFAELAVGVDTVVQSAGFVQFLANTGEKIERQREVVASMREHGVSGLIVSPARGTEAADLAPLVASGIPVVLVVRDIADAQVSSLTSDNHAGAMAAVRHLIERGHQRIAFLGGFPDTAVFEARMRGYRDALIEAGIPVSDALIISSAPSRAGGVTAVEQAMMLADRPTAALCFNDAVAFGVCDGLRARRLEPGADFAVIGFDDVIEAKTAVPALTTVSVDPQGMGQRAAELLLKQIKAGKAEPEAIVGSVRLVVRQSCGAAVERKREALA
- a CDS encoding dihydrodipicolinate synthase family protein, which produces MTSLTLPRQDGSLEEYRLTGTPIARPQTPPIFNRIAYAAAHVVSDPLRDLDPWGKPAIDWDATMAFRHHLWRLGFKIAEAMDTAQRGMGLAWPGAQQLIRRSLAEARQVPGADLACGAGTDHLAPADTRSLDDVIAAYEEQVGFVEGEGGRAIMMASRALARVARSADDYRHVYGRILGQIRHKVVLHWLGDMFDPQLKGYWGSEDFDQALDTVLSIIEANRDKVEGIKISLLDNAKEVALRNRLPDGVLCFTGDDFNYAELIEGDGNRYSHALLGIFDAVAPSASTALAALARSDLATFRGVIEPTVPLSRKIFEAPTQYYKAGVVFLAWLNGHQRHFTMPAGMQSARGVLHYADIFRLADRANVLDRPDLAAQRMKSLLSTLGVDQGA
- a CDS encoding TonB-dependent receptor domain-containing protein; the protein is MMKRMGLATETDDRRQRTGQRKQRGSTGWSRRFVSACLAGTALAVPAEAGAQQAKEKDKVTELEQIVVTATGFEQNVKEAPASMTVISGEDLQKRSFRDLTDALRDAQGVAVTGVANERDIFIRGLPGSYTLILVDGKRQSTRDARTNGNSGFEQSFIPPAAAIERIEIVRGPMSSLYGSDAMGGVINVITRKVADTWTGSVTTDGTMQQHKRFGNSGQLSFYTSGPILKDTLGVQIWGRGLKRSEDRFLSGITGSKEHDLTARLSYTPNEDHDFFLEGGTARLRRDANVGKTIEPGPRAVSTYNDNDRDHWSFSHTGRWGPTTSDFSILQEWAERRNYNYSQADGRFNKQPRAPEVRNTVTDGKFTTPFDLGGSHTLVTGGQYFEARLSDQNPGRRTGLNETFSATQWALFAEDEWRVLDDVALTTALRLDHHQEYGYHVSPRIYGVWNATDMVTVKGGISTGFRAPDIRSIAPGYAYTTGGGGCSYGPTGTCGVIIADPNLKAESSTSYEIGAVWDNGDIILGGTYFYTDFRDKISNSMVLDSAGNPMRWSEDPNYRLWYNYNIDDAIIQGVELTATWNATADLTLRASYTYTQSEQKTGAYAGFALARTPEHMANLRADWYTPVEGLEAWASVNYHGEEIGAGPRIGTNGKPVTINGQQGRKYDAYTTVDIGTKYDVGEGLTLNAAVYNLFDKEVEQTDFNTVMEGRRFWMSLTATF
- a CDS encoding glycosyl transferase family protein, yielding MGKGAANETVEGSASNERQTDLGRLRLLLALDALLRENSVSRAAASVGLQPSAMSRLLGQLRDDYADPLFLRTGHGLRPTPLAESLRLRVRALAAETEALLGAKPNDGGSTAAQTGHAGWEGRPLTDAPPLAVRPCRLLEGEPAPEQFAAKLAEIGEDAAPERRLARCIATVGTGAGRSRPLNEGEAEDALAIILAGEADPVQIGAPMTVLHYRGPTAVEVAGFVRAMRRHVGAIEPASGIADLDWPCYLSPKLKTAPWFLHAARLVAEAGHRVVLHGNFGQDSEERHKLETAASAAGIPICTSITAAKATLGTAGIAYLPLSAFAPQIYRLLGLYRLMEMRMPLNAAIHLINPMGGRASLLGVANPSSRTLSRDIAMLLGTKELTILGNTRDHAEFTPYRQTPVFRLVGGEACDLIVPATMAPPAEPRTGLSSREYWQAVWTGAARDERAETIIITTTASALISLRNHDDFDAACETARALWGNRSRRMA
- a CDS encoding M3 family metallopeptidase; amino-acid sequence: MTTSTPLNPALTSWTGHEGLPRFDLVKDEDFAPAFDAAFREHEAEIDAIAENSAAATFENTIVALEIAGDALSRVSSIFWNKAGADTNEAIQALERDIAPKMSRHYSKIGMNAALFKRIDTLWEGRQSLGLDLEATRVLERHWKGFVKSGAKLDKPEQERLAAINEKLAGIGAKFGQNVLADEKSWVLFLESEEQLAGLPDFLRDAMAAVAEDRGQKGKYAVTLSRSIIEPFLTFSDSRELREQAFRAWIARGENGGDTDNRGLIAEMLALRAEKAKLLGYENFASLKLDDTMAKTPDAVNGLLMQVWEKAVTRAREEEAELARLVADEGRNHDVMPWDWRHYAEKLRAEKFNFSEGELKPYLQLEKIIEACFDVATRLFGITATEKKGIAAYHPDVRVFEIKDASGKLVALFLGDYFARPSKRSGAWMSSFQSQHKLKLKNGAEGELPIIYNVCNFAKPAEGKPALLSLDDARTLFHEFGHALHGMLSNVTYPSVSGTGVSRDFVELPSQLYEHWLTVPEILKRYAVHYQTGEPMPQALLDKVLAARTFNSGFATVEFTSSALVDMAYHTAEVTAEPMALEAKKLDEIGMPKSIVMRHRSPHFLHVFSGDGYSAGYYSYMWSEVLDADAFAAFEETGNAFDPAMAARLKDNIYSVGGSIDPEDAYKAFRGKLPSPDAMLAKKGLAA
- a CDS encoding LysE family translocator, translating into MSETLLIGAFLAALSYVLIPGPAFLALLGIGAGQGRKAGALFMGGHLAGDVLWSTLALVAIVGARSVGTTIFDILGLFCGAYLGWIGWTALRARPAGENRALLTVERPLRRGLIFGLTNPKGYPVALATFTALLASSANALEFNALPALLGVSLIGFLVADLILIVIIGTSVVRRFYRRHELAIVRLSGLLFMGFAVQAIWHAAPGLLGLRKP